A genomic region of Brevibacillus sp. JNUCC-41 contains the following coding sequences:
- a CDS encoding PTS mannitol transporter subunit IICBA, which produces MAHFNIKVAVQKFGNFLSSMVMPNISAFIAWGLITALFIPSGFLPNESLAKMVTPMVTFLLPLLIGYTGGKLIHDHRGGVVGAIATMGVIVGSDIPMFLGAMIMGPFGGYVIKKFDQLIEGKIKAGFEMLVNNFSAGIIGGLLSILSFLAIGPAVDVFTGWLVAGVDWLIGTGLLPLTSILIEPAKVLFLNNAINHGVLSPIGVEQVKQTGASILFLLESNPGPGIGVLLAYCFFGKGTAKKSAPGAAIIHFFGGIHEIYFPYILMKPMLFLAVILGGMSGVFTLVLLGGGLFAPASPGSILAITAVTPHNAGAYIANFAGVIVAALVSFIVGAFILKTGKQSEENIEDAAKKMQEMKGKKSSVADVFASDPGTMPSGVSKIIFACDAGMGSSAMGASLLRKKVKEAGLNITVTNTAISNIPADAQIVITQEELTPRAQNKVPNAYHVSVDNFLSSPEYDSLLARLQDDGTDELHEIVEDAEEKVPGVREHSIEPGINDDEQDDNELLREENVFLNQQFANKEEAIRFAGRALVNAGYVKESYIEAMIARDELTSTYMGNDVAIPHGTEEAKKDVLKSGFTVLQIPDGVDFDGQKARLIFGIAGKDGTHLEILSGIAVTCSEMENIEKMVKATSARELMDIINVGNN; this is translated from the coding sequence ATGGCTCACTTTAATATAAAAGTTGCAGTTCAAAAGTTCGGTAACTTTCTAAGTTCTATGGTCATGCCGAATATATCAGCTTTCATAGCATGGGGGCTAATCACTGCCTTATTCATCCCATCTGGTTTCCTGCCAAATGAAAGCCTTGCCAAAATGGTTACACCGATGGTTACGTTTTTGCTGCCGCTTTTAATTGGGTATACAGGTGGTAAGTTAATCCATGACCACCGTGGCGGCGTAGTCGGTGCCATTGCGACAATGGGTGTCATCGTCGGATCTGATATCCCGATGTTCCTTGGCGCCATGATAATGGGACCGTTCGGCGGTTATGTCATCAAGAAATTCGATCAATTGATTGAAGGGAAAATAAAAGCCGGTTTTGAAATGCTTGTTAATAATTTCTCAGCGGGGATAATTGGCGGCTTATTGTCCATTCTATCCTTCTTGGCCATTGGTCCTGCTGTAGACGTATTTACAGGCTGGCTAGTAGCTGGAGTCGATTGGCTTATCGGTACAGGTTTACTGCCGTTGACAAGTATCCTGATCGAGCCTGCCAAGGTATTGTTCTTGAACAATGCCATCAATCATGGTGTACTATCACCAATCGGTGTAGAGCAAGTTAAACAAACAGGGGCCTCCATCCTGTTCCTTTTGGAATCGAATCCTGGACCGGGTATCGGCGTATTGCTTGCCTACTGCTTTTTCGGAAAGGGAACGGCGAAGAAATCGGCTCCAGGAGCGGCCATCATTCATTTCTTCGGCGGGATCCATGAAATATATTTCCCTTATATCCTAATGAAGCCGATGTTATTCTTAGCCGTCATTCTTGGAGGCATGAGTGGAGTATTCACATTGGTCCTACTGGGCGGAGGGTTGTTCGCTCCTGCTTCTCCAGGCAGCATACTTGCCATTACAGCAGTAACTCCGCATAATGCAGGCGCATATATTGCTAACTTTGCAGGCGTGATCGTAGCAGCCCTTGTTTCATTCATCGTCGGTGCATTCATCTTGAAAACAGGAAAGCAATCTGAAGAGAATATTGAAGATGCCGCGAAAAAAATGCAAGAAATGAAAGGCAAGAAAAGCTCTGTTGCCGATGTATTCGCTTCAGATCCGGGCACGATGCCATCAGGCGTCAGCAAAATAATATTTGCCTGCGATGCTGGGATGGGGTCAAGTGCGATGGGAGCTTCGCTGCTTCGCAAGAAGGTGAAGGAAGCCGGTTTGAATATCACCGTGACCAATACGGCGATCTCGAACATTCCTGCTGATGCACAAATCGTCATAACACAGGAAGAGCTAACTCCAAGGGCACAGAATAAAGTGCCGAATGCTTATCATGTATCGGTGGATAATTTCCTATCGAGCCCTGAATACGATTCATTGCTTGCACGGCTTCAGGACGATGGCACCGATGAGCTGCATGAAATCGTCGAAGATGCTGAAGAGAAGGTTCCCGGTGTTCGTGAACATTCAATTGAGCCTGGCATCAATGATGATGAGCAGGATGATAATGAATTGCTTCGCGAAGAAAACGTCTTCCTTAATCAACAATTCGCCAATAAGGAAGAAGCGATCCGCTTTGCAGGAAGAGCTTTAGTCAATGCAGGTTACGTTAAGGAAAGCTATATTGAAGCAATGATTGCCCGTGATGAATTGACTTCAACCTATATGGGGAATGATGTAGCCATTCCGCACGGAACCGAAGAAGCTAAGAAAGATGTCCTTAAATCCGGATTTACCGTTCTGCAAATTCCTGATGGTGTCGACTTTGACGGCCAAAAGGCACGATTGATATTCGGCATCGCCGGCAAGGACGGGACACATCTTGAAATTCTATCCGGCATTGCAGTTACCTGCTCCGAGATGGAGAATATCGAAAAGATGGTTAAAGCCACATCAGCCAGGGAATTGATGGATATTATAAATGTCGGAAATAATTAA
- a CDS encoding CitMHS family transporter: protein MLALLGYLMIVAFMILIMTRRLSAMIALIAVPSAFALIGGFGGKMGEMALEGIKGVAPTGIMILFAILFFGILIDAGVFDPIINTILKVVKGDPVKIAIGTAVLALLISLDGDGTTTYMITISAMLPLYKRIGMRPLVLAGIAVSSSGVMNLLPWGGPTARVMTALKLEMSDVFTPVIPAMIGGVLFVLFMAYCLGKKERKRIGIIEVDYRVMAQQAAATEDAYLKRPKLIIFNYALTLTLLVALIMELMPSAVLFMIGFAIAITVNYPKLSDQKERVANYADNALSVISMIFAAGVFTGILAGTEMVDAMANSLIQHIPDQMGTHFAVITAVISAPFTFFMSNDAFYYGVLPLLAKAGAAYGIDPAMIGRASLLGLPVHLLSPLVPSTYLLVGMVGEDFGALQRTFLKWACGSTLVMIVVCVLLGIIPL, encoded by the coding sequence ATGCTCGCTTTATTAGGATACTTGATGATAGTAGCGTTTATGATTTTAATTATGACAAGGCGACTTTCAGCCATGATAGCTTTGATTGCAGTGCCAAGCGCCTTTGCACTTATTGGCGGGTTTGGCGGTAAAATGGGTGAGATGGCGCTGGAAGGGATCAAAGGCGTTGCGCCAACGGGAATCATGATTTTATTTGCGATCCTTTTCTTTGGCATTTTGATCGATGCTGGCGTTTTTGATCCAATCATCAATACGATACTTAAGGTTGTAAAAGGAGATCCGGTGAAAATCGCCATCGGCACGGCCGTCCTGGCTTTGCTGATTTCCTTGGATGGAGATGGTACAACCACATATATGATAACGATTTCAGCCATGCTTCCGCTATATAAACGGATTGGCATGAGGCCGCTTGTATTGGCCGGCATTGCCGTTTCGTCATCTGGAGTCATGAACCTTCTTCCTTGGGGAGGCCCTACAGCACGGGTGATGACCGCTTTGAAACTTGAAATGTCCGATGTTTTCACTCCTGTCATCCCAGCGATGATCGGCGGGGTCCTGTTCGTCCTTTTCATGGCATATTGCCTGGGTAAAAAAGAAAGAAAAAGAATCGGGATCATAGAAGTAGATTATCGTGTTATGGCACAGCAAGCGGCTGCAACGGAAGATGCTTATCTTAAGCGTCCTAAATTGATAATATTCAATTACGCATTGACTCTTACATTGCTGGTGGCGCTGATCATGGAACTTATGCCTTCAGCGGTTCTGTTCATGATAGGTTTCGCGATTGCCATTACGGTCAATTATCCGAAACTCAGTGATCAAAAAGAGCGTGTGGCAAACTATGCGGACAATGCTTTATCTGTAATTTCGATGATTTTTGCAGCAGGTGTCTTCACTGGAATCCTTGCCGGAACGGAAATGGTCGATGCCATGGCAAACTCATTGATTCAGCATATTCCAGATCAAATGGGCACACATTTTGCTGTCATTACAGCCGTCATCTCAGCACCTTTTACGTTCTTCATGTCTAATGATGCATTTTACTATGGTGTGCTCCCATTGCTTGCTAAAGCGGGAGCTGCTTATGGAATTGACCCTGCCATGATCGGCAGAGCTTCACTATTAGGGTTGCCCGTCCATCTATTAAGCCCGCTTGTTCCATCTACCTATCTATTGGTTGGAATGGTAGGCGAAGATTTCGGTGCATTGCAGCGTACCTTCCTGAAATGGGCATGCGGATCGACGCTTGTCATGATAGTGGTATGTGTCCTATTGGGAATCATCCCACTATAA
- a CDS encoding response regulator, whose product MLKIRAVIAEDDFRVADIHEKFLKNFDEIEVVGKAVNAKKTLRILEQKSPDLLLLDVYMPDQLGTDLLPDIRKRFPNVDIIMITAATDKDQLEKALHYGVENYLIKPVEMKRFNQVIEEYLKKVHLMKSKQEIDQDFVDLILNKGAAVSETNDGPALPKGVDEITLAKVIEVLKASDIGLSAEQVSGQIGASRTTARRYLEYLISVKKCKAEVVYGVVGRPERRYYKIQ is encoded by the coding sequence ATGCTGAAGATAAGAGCAGTCATCGCAGAAGATGATTTTCGTGTAGCGGATATCCATGAAAAATTCTTAAAAAACTTTGATGAAATAGAAGTGGTCGGAAAAGCCGTCAATGCCAAAAAAACGCTTCGGATCTTGGAGCAAAAAAGCCCGGATTTGCTTTTGCTTGATGTTTATATGCCGGATCAACTTGGTACAGACCTTCTTCCGGACATACGGAAAAGGTTCCCGAATGTGGATATCATCATGATCACCGCGGCAACGGATAAAGACCAACTTGAAAAGGCGCTTCACTATGGTGTTGAGAATTATTTAATTAAACCAGTGGAAATGAAGCGTTTCAATCAAGTTATCGAAGAGTATCTGAAGAAGGTCCATCTGATGAAGTCCAAACAAGAGATAGATCAGGATTTTGTTGATCTCATTTTGAATAAGGGAGCTGCGGTTTCGGAAACGAACGATGGGCCGGCCTTACCGAAAGGGGTCGACGAAATCACTTTGGCGAAAGTCATCGAGGTACTCAAAGCAAGCGATATCGGTTTGTCGGCTGAGCAAGTGAGCGGACAGATCGGCGCTTCCAGGACAACCGCGAGACGCTATCTGGAATATTTGATATCCGTAAAGAAATGTAAAGCGGAAGTCGTATACGGAGTAGTGGGAAGACCTGAGCGAAGGTATTATAAAATTCAATAG
- a CDS encoding ATP-binding protein, whose translation MRKVSLETKILGLVLSLSLFLILLLTTSFSYMEGRQIAKDKGQLALELSKTISFMPTVTEAFETEDPAGIIQPIAEKIRRETGAEFIVVGNKEGIRYSHPLASEIGKRMEGGDNARAIKEGEYYVSEAAGSLGLSIRGKSPVFDADGKIIGIVSVGFLVDDVRAQIFKDLSKEMIVSLVAIMISIIGSYMLARSIRKDTLGLEPFEIANLYKEKNAVLQSVKEGILAIDQNGLITSMNQPAKKLLDIKESVRHLNVDGLFPSKYLFEVLKSGEPQVDKEISWKDKSVIVNCTPIFDSEGVSGVVASFRDRTEIEEMVNTLSEVKMHSEDLRAQTHEFTNKLYVLSGLIQLGEYDEAIDMIQSETSELHSLNRVVFEQIKDTKVQALLLGKIGKASEKKIIFEIDAQSYLEKLPDHIKLSQLTLILGNIIDNALEAVSSMEEPLVKFFATDIGNDMVFEVSDNGKGIPEDAVAHIFDRGFTSKNNGSPSGYGLANADHVVKELGGIIEVHSEDGNTIFTVYLPKEQ comes from the coding sequence ATGAGGAAAGTATCGCTGGAAACCAAGATTCTTGGGTTAGTCTTATCGTTGAGCCTGTTTTTGATACTCTTATTGACGACTTCTTTTTCCTATATGGAAGGAAGGCAAATAGCGAAGGATAAAGGTCAATTGGCGTTGGAACTTTCAAAGACGATTAGCTTCATGCCTACCGTCACAGAGGCCTTTGAAACGGAGGATCCCGCTGGCATAATTCAGCCGATTGCCGAAAAGATCCGCAGGGAAACAGGGGCCGAGTTCATCGTTGTCGGGAATAAAGAGGGAATTCGCTATTCCCATCCGCTGGCTTCCGAAATTGGGAAGCGGATGGAAGGCGGGGATAATGCCAGGGCCATTAAGGAAGGCGAATATTATGTCTCCGAAGCGGCAGGGTCGCTCGGTCTTTCCATTCGGGGGAAGTCACCGGTATTCGATGCGGATGGAAAAATAATTGGAATCGTCTCCGTCGGTTTTTTAGTGGACGATGTCCGCGCCCAAATATTCAAGGATTTGTCCAAAGAGATGATTGTATCTTTAGTGGCCATCATGATATCGATCATTGGCAGTTATATGCTGGCAAGGAGCATACGTAAAGATACATTGGGGCTGGAACCATTTGAAATCGCCAATTTATATAAAGAAAAAAATGCAGTGCTTCAATCGGTGAAAGAAGGGATTCTGGCCATTGACCAAAATGGGTTGATTACTTCGATGAATCAGCCGGCAAAAAAATTGCTCGATATTAAAGAGTCCGTTCGCCATTTGAATGTGGATGGCCTATTCCCTTCAAAATATTTATTCGAAGTGCTGAAGTCCGGTGAACCGCAGGTGGATAAGGAGATTTCATGGAAAGACAAATCCGTTATCGTCAATTGTACGCCAATCTTCGATAGTGAAGGGGTAAGCGGTGTTGTCGCTTCTTTCCGTGATCGAACGGAAATTGAGGAAATGGTCAACACATTATCGGAAGTGAAGATGCATTCAGAGGATTTAAGGGCACAAACCCATGAGTTCACCAATAAACTATACGTCCTTTCAGGTTTGATACAATTAGGCGAATATGATGAAGCAATAGATATGATTCAAAGCGAAACATCCGAATTGCATTCCTTGAACCGTGTTGTGTTCGAACAGATCAAGGATACAAAGGTACAAGCCCTTTTACTTGGAAAAATAGGGAAAGCATCGGAGAAGAAGATCATCTTTGAAATAGATGCCCAAAGTTACCTAGAGAAACTGCCGGATCATATAAAATTGTCACAACTAACATTGATTCTGGGCAACATTATCGATAATGCACTTGAAGCGGTTTCAAGCATGGAAGAGCCGCTCGTGAAATTTTTCGCCACAGATATCGGAAATGATATGGTATTTGAAGTGAGTGATAACGGAAAAGGAATACCTGAGGATGCCGTCGCCCATATTTTCGATCGGGGTTTCACTTCGAAAAACAACGGAAGTCCGAGTGGTTATGGACTTGCGAATGCTGATCATGTCGTCAAAGAGCTGGGCGGCATCATCGAAGTTCACAGCGAGGATGGAAACACCATATTCACCGTGTATCTTCCTAAAGAACAGTGA
- a CDS encoding collagen-like triple helix repeat-containing protein: MTMYMYPTYHYEDQVFLERQFPGLSGFPGIPGSPGFPGIPGSPGFPGQPGFPGQPGFPGAGPPPGSQAPTAPPPAFIPQQQSASTFAIDPGAISFCLFRNTFIWLNNGASFWYYPVFVGPRSVAGFRWNGRFWTIFGIDTRQINSFTCF; this comes from the coding sequence ATGACCATGTATATGTACCCGACGTATCATTATGAAGATCAAGTTTTTCTTGAACGGCAGTTTCCCGGTCTATCCGGCTTTCCAGGTATCCCTGGATCACCAGGCTTTCCGGGCATCCCTGGATCACCAGGCTTTCCAGGGCAGCCAGGCTTTCCAGGCCAACCCGGTTTTCCCGGTGCAGGGCCACCGCCGGGTTCGCAAGCACCAACAGCTCCCCCGCCAGCGTTTATCCCTCAACAGCAATCGGCTTCAACATTTGCCATAGATCCAGGTGCCATTTCGTTTTGTCTGTTTAGGAATACTTTTATATGGCTAAATAATGGTGCGAGTTTCTGGTATTATCCTGTTTTTGTCGGTCCGCGATCTGTTGCCGGCTTCAGGTGGAATGGCAGGTTCTGGACGATTTTTGGCATTGATACAAGACAAATCAATTCTTTTACCTGTTTTTGA
- a CDS encoding DNA-3-methyladenine glycosylase family protein, with protein sequence MDEGMIELRIHVPREFSFSENLTYLSRSANECLFDIVDQKIYRALVIENETLLVEISAMDETELTVRFPGRTAVMDNQVMDAISQYVRHWFDLETNLLPFYEMAQNDPLLHKPVSQFFGLRNMGIPDLFEAIAWGILGQQINLTYAYTLKRRLVEGFGDFVEFEGKQYWLFPKPDVIAKLTVEDFADLRMTVKKCEYLIGVAQLIAGGELTKEKLLNAKDVKEAEKMLTKIRGIGPWTANYVLMRCLRFPAAFPIDDVGLHNSMKLVMETEAKPTKAEILKLSAAWADWESYATFYLWRLLY encoded by the coding sequence ATGGATGAAGGCATGATCGAATTGAGGATTCATGTACCAAGGGAGTTTAGCTTTTCGGAAAACCTTACATACTTATCAAGATCGGCCAATGAATGTCTGTTCGACATTGTTGATCAAAAAATTTATCGAGCACTTGTTATCGAGAACGAGACACTCTTAGTGGAAATCAGTGCGATGGATGAAACGGAGCTGACCGTTCGGTTTCCAGGACGAACTGCAGTGATGGATAATCAGGTAATGGATGCTATTTCCCAATACGTTCGTCATTGGTTCGATCTTGAGACAAACCTGCTTCCTTTTTATGAGATGGCCCAAAATGACCCTTTATTGCACAAGCCGGTAAGCCAATTCTTCGGTCTGAGAAATATGGGCATCCCGGATTTATTCGAAGCGATTGCCTGGGGAATACTTGGACAGCAGATTAACTTGACCTATGCCTATACCTTGAAACGGAGGCTTGTGGAGGGATTTGGTGATTTTGTTGAATTCGAAGGAAAGCAATATTGGCTGTTTCCAAAGCCTGATGTGATCGCGAAATTAACGGTCGAAGATTTTGCCGATTTGAGGATGACGGTGAAGAAGTGTGAATATTTAATAGGCGTTGCTCAACTGATTGCAGGAGGGGAACTTACTAAAGAAAAGCTGTTGAATGCAAAGGATGTAAAAGAGGCCGAAAAAATGCTGACCAAAATACGGGGAATCGGTCCGTGGACAGCGAACTATGTCTTGATGCGCTGTTTGCGTTTTCCAGCAGCCTTTCCCATCGATGACGTCGGGCTGCATAATTCCATGAAACTGGTCATGGAAACGGAAGCAAAACCAACGAAAGCGGAAATCCTGAAACTATCGGCAGCGTGGGCCGATTGGGAATCCTATGCGACCTTCTATTTATGGAGATTGCTATATTGA
- a CDS encoding bifunctional transcriptional activator/DNA repair enzyme AdaA, translated as MNPKKADFPNEYWKAIIDCDAAYDDHFLYGVITTGIFCRPSCKSRVPNKENVKIFKNAMMALKEDFRPCKRCKPEGLNLPIEEWVEQIAEWIDTHYSEPLTLNKLADISHGSPYHLQRSFKRVKGISPTEYIQRLRLEKATWLLEKSEQPITEIGLAVGFSSTPYFMTLFKRKMGITPSGYRKAYLKTQVLEREENEE; from the coding sequence TTGAATCCAAAAAAGGCAGATTTCCCGAATGAATATTGGAAAGCTATTATAGATTGTGATGCAGCATATGATGATCATTTTTTATACGGAGTAATTACGACGGGCATCTTTTGCAGGCCCTCCTGTAAATCCAGGGTGCCGAATAAGGAAAACGTGAAGATTTTCAAAAATGCCATGATGGCTTTGAAAGAAGATTTCCGGCCTTGTAAACGATGTAAGCCGGAAGGATTGAATTTGCCGATAGAAGAATGGGTTGAACAAATAGCCGAATGGATCGACACCCATTACAGCGAACCCCTCACATTGAATAAATTGGCGGATATTTCCCACGGGAGCCCCTATCATTTACAACGATCATTCAAGCGTGTGAAGGGAATCTCGCCCACTGAATACATTCAACGGCTACGCCTTGAAAAAGCAACGTGGCTGCTGGAAAAGTCCGAACAGCCGATAACTGAAATAGGCCTGGCTGTCGGGTTCTCTAGTACACCCTATTTCATGACGCTATTCAAAAGGAAAATGGGGATTACCCCTTCAGGATATCGGAAAGCTTATCTCAAAACTCAAGTTTTGGAGCGTGAAGAAAATGAAGAATGA
- a CDS encoding methylated-DNA--[protein]-cysteine S-methyltransferase codes for MKNDKEQTIDWAILHYDRWQLYVAKTEKGLCYVGSPGQTYEELKSWLQKRFPNARLIENEKALKPYLRELQEYFGGTRQTFSLPTDVKGTPFQQEIWAALNQIPYGKTCSYSDIAQIIQRPAAVRAVGTAIGANPVLITVPCHRVIGKNGNITGYRGGTEMKQYLLHLEAEMKV; via the coding sequence ATGAAGAATGATAAAGAACAAACCATCGATTGGGCCATATTGCATTATGATAGATGGCAGTTATATGTGGCCAAAACGGAAAAAGGGCTTTGCTATGTAGGCTCTCCTGGTCAAACATATGAAGAACTGAAGTCTTGGCTACAAAAACGCTTTCCAAATGCGAGACTTATTGAAAATGAAAAAGCATTAAAACCCTATCTAAGAGAACTCCAAGAATATTTCGGAGGAACCAGGCAGACCTTCTCACTTCCGACAGATGTAAAAGGCACGCCCTTTCAACAAGAAATTTGGGCAGCGCTGAATCAAATACCTTACGGAAAAACCTGTTCCTATTCCGATATTGCCCAAATCATCCAAAGACCAGCAGCTGTTCGGGCGGTCGGTACGGCCATTGGTGCCAATCCTGTTCTGATCACGGTGCCATGTCATCGGGTTATCGGAAAAAACGGGAACATTACCGGTTACCGTGGAGGTACGGAGATGAAACAATATCTACTACATTTGGAAGCGGAAATGAAGGTATGA
- a CDS encoding DUF2690 domain-containing protein yields the protein MVMTLSMFLVDFGFGKNQALAETHTYDGKSPFYNSCASSAVTKDKKWIDSNSYVELKFSTVCKTAWAKVTVTRPAVYNHEADARIVRSTDGKAYTCASSGGNGVVNVGQTSCYTPMVYDYDPRKAQAQGIHAIPNSDAYNKAVTIWY from the coding sequence ATGGTGATGACACTGTCGATGTTTCTTGTCGACTTTGGATTTGGAAAAAATCAGGCTCTGGCTGAAACACATACTTATGATGGAAAAAGTCCATTCTATAATAGTTGTGCAAGTTCGGCGGTAACGAAGGATAAAAAATGGATCGATTCAAATTCGTACGTAGAATTGAAATTCAGCACTGTCTGTAAAACCGCCTGGGCCAAAGTGACCGTGACACGGCCCGCCGTATACAACCATGAAGCGGACGCCAGAATCGTCCGAAGTACTGATGGTAAGGCCTATACATGTGCCAGCTCCGGGGGGAATGGTGTCGTGAATGTCGGGCAGACCTCGTGCTATACACCAATGGTATATGATTATGACCCGCGCAAGGCACAGGCCCAAGGGATACATGCAATCCCTAATAGTGATGCATATAATAAAGCTGTGACCATTTGGTACTAA
- a CDS encoding DUF2690 domain-containing protein: MKKMVLCISFFVASLVLFGSLDLFASNASAETHTYDGKSPYYNNCADSAVTKKNVKINLNGASANLELKFSTTCKTAWAKLTLSRPAKADGEATALVVRNTDNKQFSCASPGGNGEINKGQTSCYTPMVYDLDPRKAQAVAYWPYTAGETGWY; the protein is encoded by the coding sequence ATGAAGAAAATGGTTTTATGTATTTCATTTTTTGTAGCTTCTTTAGTCCTTTTTGGCTCCCTTGATCTTTTTGCAAGCAATGCATCAGCAGAAACACACACCTATGATGGAAAAAGTCCTTACTATAACAATTGTGCGGACAGTGCAGTAACGAAGAAGAATGTGAAAATTAATTTAAACGGTGCTTCTGCAAATTTAGAGTTGAAATTCAGTACAACTTGCAAAACAGCTTGGGCAAAGCTCACCCTAAGCAGACCGGCTAAAGCAGATGGGGAGGCGACGGCATTGGTTGTCCGAAATACTGATAATAAACAATTTAGCTGTGCATCTCCTGGAGGAAATGGTGAAATAAATAAAGGTCAAACGTCATGCTATACACCAATGGTATATGATTTAGATCCGCGAAAAGCTCAAGCGGTTGCATACTGGCCATATACGGCAGGCGAAACTGGCTGGTATTAA
- a CDS encoding NUDIX hydrolase, which yields METELLKVFDSNRIQTGVASREEVHRLGHWHEVFHCWFASSEAGVDYLYLQHRCAMKKDYPNLMDITAAGHLLAHETVYDGVREIKEEIGIDVSFDELVPLGIIEYHQTKVDFIDKELANVFLYESAHSFDDFTLQPEEVSGMVKVALNDFEKLWTGAEDKVNIKGFEMNNEGRRVKIDSFVGRDEFVPHDLSYYESIIRLIRENLTK from the coding sequence ATGGAAACTGAGTTGCTGAAAGTTTTCGATTCAAATCGCATTCAAACAGGCGTAGCTTCACGTGAGGAAGTACATAGATTGGGACATTGGCATGAGGTTTTCCATTGCTGGTTCGCAAGTTCGGAAGCGGGCGTGGATTACCTATATCTTCAGCATCGTTGTGCGATGAAAAAAGATTATCCGAATCTAATGGATATTACCGCTGCAGGCCATTTACTGGCTCATGAAACGGTATACGACGGAGTCAGGGAGATTAAAGAAGAAATAGGCATTGACGTTTCCTTTGACGAGTTGGTTCCATTAGGGATCATTGAATACCATCAAACGAAAGTAGATTTTATCGACAAAGAACTGGCAAACGTCTTTCTATATGAAAGTGCACATAGCTTCGATGATTTCACCCTGCAGCCAGAAGAGGTCTCCGGAATGGTGAAGGTTGCGCTGAATGACTTCGAAAAGCTTTGGACCGGAGCAGAGGACAAAGTGAATATTAAGGGCTTTGAAATGAATAACGAAGGCCGTAGGGTGAAGATCGATAGCTTTGTCGGACGGGATGAGTTCGTTCCGCATGATCTTTCCTATTATGAAAGCATCATTAGATTGATCAGGGAAAACCTTACTAAATGA
- a CDS encoding transporter suffix domain-containing protein, with translation MDKEGKEVKKSRFYKVGMGFLIISLLTWIIPVVAPFTPFSTAAKAGVITGAIVFAEVMFWAGALLVGKEVAAKYKGYLNPKNWRKEKG, from the coding sequence TTGGATAAAGAAGGTAAGGAAGTAAAGAAATCGAGGTTTTACAAAGTAGGGATGGGATTTCTGATCATTTCCCTTCTCACTTGGATCATTCCTGTCGTAGCTCCTTTTACGCCATTTTCGACTGCGGCTAAAGCAGGGGTCATAACAGGTGCAATCGTCTTTGCGGAAGTCATGTTTTGGGCAGGCGCGCTTTTGGTCGGGAAAGAAGTGGCTGCTAAATATAAAGGTTATTTAAACCCGAAAAATTGGCGAAAGGAAAAAGGATGA
- a CDS encoding copper homeostasis protein CutC, with protein MYIEFIATTIEDAIIIEESGADRIELVSSLAEGGLTPSHALIEAVVHSVKIPVNVMVRPHSQSFCYTQKDLEIMKKDIQIIRSLGANGVVLGVLNEKNEINRPYLEELLTVCEGLEITFHRAIDETNDPVISAETLAQYREITTILTSGGHGDFPSRMKTIQQMKRVCGDIAILVGSGLNKDNILAIHSELHTGHYHFGTAVRKNNSIIEGVILEKAKEIVNMLKK; from the coding sequence ATGTACATTGAATTCATTGCCACAACGATAGAAGATGCCATTATAATCGAAGAATCGGGCGCAGACCGAATCGAGCTTGTCAGTTCTTTGGCCGAGGGGGGATTAACTCCAAGCCACGCCCTGATAGAAGCTGTCGTCCATTCAGTAAAGATACCAGTCAACGTGATGGTGAGGCCCCATAGCCAGTCGTTTTGTTATACGCAAAAAGATTTGGAAATCATGAAAAAAGATATCCAAATCATTCGTTCACTTGGAGCGAACGGGGTCGTTTTGGGTGTATTAAATGAAAAAAATGAAATCAATCGACCTTACCTCGAAGAATTATTGACGGTATGTGAAGGTTTGGAGATTACATTCCACCGAGCCATAGATGAAACAAACGACCCAGTCATTTCAGCTGAAACACTGGCACAATATCGAGAAATCACAACGATATTGACGTCAGGTGGGCATGGGGATTTCCCCAGCCGCATGAAAACGATTCAACAAATGAAAAGAGTCTGCGGCGACATAGCGATACTGGTTGGAAGCGGCTTAAATAAGGATAATATCCTTGCTATCCATTCCGAATTGCATACCGGTCACTATCATTTCGGTACGGCTGTTCGAAAAAACAACAGTATCATTGAAGGAGTTATATTAGAAAAAGCTAAGGAAATCGTAAACATGCTAAAGAAATAA